In Treponema sp. J25, a single genomic region encodes these proteins:
- a CDS encoding substrate-binding domain-containing protein — protein MSKADTIYFWLIEQFATNAIAVGEQLPSEHTLSVRFGTSRPQVREALARLFHEGLIETRRGKGSFRKATSLPVQSNKDIAVILPHLSGYVYPALVEEAERAIREKGFQALFSCSGGSHHTEAEVLKRLAERPLAGILISPSFDLFPGSSENVYLLRQFSAKGIPVVILDHQWESFSCIYLDDFRAGQRAARYLLEKGHRSLGLCSRSGHTPFVLRSQGFKTAYLEIQKSDSFEGKELSVSELYLPEEQRQEWKGLIKNYLASPHRPTALFCVNDILAFEVWQEATALGLRIPEDISLLGFDNAPLITQPDIKLTTFEYPAGFIGRRGVQLLFELLEQGEKYPPLHHTITIEPILIERSSVSYKIPQSEEIVYESP, from the coding sequence ATGTCTAAGGCGGATACCATTTATTTCTGGCTCATCGAACAGTTTGCTACCAACGCCATTGCAGTGGGAGAGCAGCTTCCCTCTGAACATACCCTCAGCGTCCGCTTTGGCACTTCACGCCCTCAGGTGCGGGAAGCGCTGGCACGGCTCTTTCATGAAGGGCTTATTGAAACCCGCCGAGGCAAGGGTTCTTTCCGAAAAGCGACAAGCCTTCCTGTTCAATCCAATAAAGATATTGCGGTAATTCTTCCCCACCTTTCAGGATACGTGTACCCCGCCCTTGTCGAAGAGGCGGAACGGGCAATCCGCGAAAAGGGGTTCCAGGCGTTGTTTAGCTGTTCCGGAGGATCTCACCATACAGAAGCAGAAGTCCTTAAAAGACTTGCCGAACGTCCCCTGGCAGGAATACTTATCTCCCCTTCTTTTGATCTTTTCCCCGGATCTTCAGAAAATGTGTATCTACTCCGACAGTTCTCTGCTAAGGGAATTCCCGTGGTTATTTTAGATCACCAATGGGAAAGTTTTTCCTGTATTTATCTTGACGATTTTAGGGCAGGCCAGCGAGCAGCCCGATACCTCTTAGAAAAAGGGCACCGTTCGTTAGGTCTTTGTTCTCGTTCTGGTCATACACCGTTTGTACTAAGAAGTCAAGGGTTTAAAACTGCTTATCTAGAGATCCAAAAAAGCGATAGCTTTGAAGGCAAAGAGCTTTCGGTTTCGGAACTTTACCTACCCGAAGAACAGCGACAAGAATGGAAAGGTCTTATCAAAAATTATCTTGCTTCACCTCACCGGCCAACGGCGCTTTTTTGTGTCAATGATATTCTTGCCTTTGAGGTATGGCAGGAAGCCACCGCCTTAGGGCTTCGCATCCCTGAAGATATTTCCCTCCTTGGTTTTGATAATGCACCACTCATTACTCAACCTGATATCAAATTAACTACCTTTGAATATCCTGCCGGATTTATAGGCCGCCGGGGTGTCCAACTCTTATTTGAACTATTAGAACAAGGGGAAAAATACCCCCCGCTACATCATACCATTACCATAGAGCCCATTCTTATAGAACGGAGTTCTGTTTCTTATAAAATTCCCCAATCAGAGGAGATTGTATATGAATCACCGTGA